Below is a genomic region from Candidatus Diapherotrites archaeon.
CTCATGAATTTTTCCGCTGTTATAAAAAAAGATGCCGGCTGGTTTGTTGCTTATTGTCCTGAACTTGGCGTTGTAAGCCAAGGCAAAACAAAAAAGAGCGCTTTAGCCAACCTGAAAGTCATTTTTTGTTCTTGAGCAGGCTTAACAGCGAAATCGTTTTTCTTTTTTCCATGCCCATTTCCCTGAACATTTGGACCGCGAAAAGGTGCGGTGCAAGGATTCCGTTTTCGTAAATTATGCCCGCCACAAGCTCGGCTTCGGTCACGTCGAAGGCAGGATTAGCTATTTTCAGGCTTTTAGGCCTTTCAGCCCACACTTCATCCGGGTCCCTTTCCTCTATTTCTGTGTCGTGCGTGAGGGTTTCCGCGTCAAACTTGTAGGATGACGTCACAACATAGTGCGGAACATCCGCTTTTTTTGCGGCAAGCGAGATTGCGCGCGTTCCAATCTTGTTTATCGCGCTTCCGTCCGCCGTAACCGAGTCCGCGCCGGAAAAAAAGTAGTCCGCCTTTTTGATGAACGTTGCTGAGGCCGAGTCGACAATCATTGTTACGGGAATGCCGAAGCGCGAGAGGTTTTCCGCTGTTATCCTGCCCTGATAGCGCGGCCGTGTCTCGGTGCAGATGACTTCGCTGATTTTCTTGTCCCTCCAGGCCTTTTCCAGCATTGCCTCGATAGTGTTGGAATGGCAGTGCGTGAAGACAACAGAATCTTTTTCCATCATTTCCGCGCCGATTCTTGCAATCCCGCGCCTTGCATCTTCTGCCCGGTCCTTTGCCTTCGCGCATTCCTCTGCAACAAGCAGTTTCGCCTTTTCAACGTCTTCTTCTCCTGCGGAGTGCGTGAGAATTATTTTCAGCGCATTCCTCAGGCCGGGTTCTGTGGGCCTTGCCTTGGCCAAAGCGACAATGTTTTCCTTGAGCTGCTTCCTGAACTGCCCAATGCTTTTAGCATCGCTTCTTCCGGCCCAGCCGGATATCGCGCTTATTGCGGCTTTCAGGATCTTTGACGCGCCCTGGATGCGGAGTCCGCGTATGTCTTCGGCAATGCGCAGCACGTTTTTGTCGGCCATGGGTTCACTTTTTCCGGTTTTTCCAAGAGAATTCTTTTTAAAAACATTTATCGGGCAGTTAATAACAGTAGAATCAACAGGTTTCTTGTTAATAATTTTTTTCTTTGCTTAGGGGAAGGGGATTGGATGGAAGATCTTTTGAGAAAGGCGATTAAGAGGGCAAAAGCCGAAGAGCTGCAGAAACAGGGCAGGCCGAAGCAGGCTTCGAAGGACGACGAAAGCATCGAAAAGCTGCTGAAATCTTCGCAGGCGAAAATCGTTGTCGTGGGCTGCGGTGGAGCGGGCTGCAACACTCTGCAGAGAATGTTCGAAGTCGGCATTGTCGGAGGCTCGACTCTTGCCGTCAACACCGACGCGCAGGACCTGTTGAAGGTGAGCACCGACAAGAAAATCCTGATCGGAAAACAGCTGACGCGCGGTTTGGGCGCCGGCTCCGATCCGAGCGTGGGCGAAGCCGCGGCAAAAGAAAGCCTCGGCGAACTGAAAGACGCGCTGAAGGGCAGCGACCTGATTTTCATAACCTGCGGAATGGGTGGAGGAACCGGCACGGGCTCCGCGCCTGTTGTAGCGGAAATCGCAAAGGAAATGAAGGCGCTGACAATTGGCGTTGTGACTTTGCCTTTCACCGTTGAAGGGCGGAAGCGCAGCGAAAATGCCATGCTTGGCATAGGAAACCTGCGGAGGAGCGCGGACACCGTCATTGTCATTCCGAACGACAAGATACTTGAAATCGCGCCGGATTTGCCGGTCAACGCGGCATTCAAGGTAGCGGACGAAGTCCTCACCAATGCCGTCAAAGGCATAACCGAAATGGTCACAAAGCCCGGCCTCATAAACCTCGACTTTGCGGACCTGCGCACAATCCTTTCAAAGGGCGGCGCGGCAATGATCGGCTTGGGTGAAAGCAAGTCCTCGGACGCATCCGAAACAAGGGCACTGGAAGCAGTCGAGAATGCATTGACTTCCCCGCTTTTGGACGTTGACATCAGTGACGCGAACCGCGCGCTCATCAATGTCATAGGCGGAAGCGACATGACCCTGCGCGAAGCCGAAATGGTCGTTGAAACGGTTTCAACGCGCATTTCCCCGAAAGCGCACATAATCTGGGGCGCAATGGTCGACGACGAGGTTCCGAAAGGCAAAATCCAGGCAATGGTAGTCATTGCCGGCGGGCGCTTTCCATACCTTGACGGCGGAATGTCCGAAAAAGGCGAACTGGATTTGGGAATCGAATTTACATAAGATTTTGTTGGCGTTTTGGGCTTTTGCAGGCAAGGCGCCAGCTTTTATTTTTTTCTTTTGATTGTGTTTGTGGTTTGAGCGGGTGTTTTCATGATTGACAAGGTCAAAAAGTTTGTTTCCGACGCGCGCAGGGTTTTCATGATTTCGAAGAAGCCTGACGCGCAGGAATTCTCGGTCATGGCGAAGGTAACGGCCCTGGGCATAATAGTCATAGGCATAATCGGCTTCATTGTCCTGCTGATTTTCACGCTTTCAGGTCTCGGCAAGTGACTCCGAACCGCGGAGGGCGGCGGTTTCGTCCGCCGGGTCCGAAACTAAAGCCTATTGCATTGCAATAGGCCGAGTAAGCAATAATGCGTGGTGTCGAAGCAAAGCGGAGACACCACAAGTCGCACCCGCCGGGCGTGACGGCGTAGGGAACTCCTGACCCTCCCCCCATTCTTGGTTTTTTTTGTGAAGGCAAAAAAAGCTTTTTGCGTTTCGCTTTTTTTCCAAGGTTTTTTTTGCAAGGGCAAAAAAAAGCTTTTTGCGTTTCGCCATTTTTCCAAGGTTTTTTTTGCAACAGCAAAAAAAAGCTTTTTAAGCGTTTGCTGGGTTGTTGTTAGTATTTGTTCCTTATTGATAATTGTAGAAAACGGTTTTAGGCGGTTTCGCCGGCAGTGTTTTTTGATTGGTTTTGTGGTGATTGGGTGATTTTTCCGGTTAGGACAACAGTCGGGCAGGAAAGCCTTGTCGTCGACATTTTGAGCAGCAAAATCCACAAAGAGGAGTTGAACATTTATTCCATCAGCGTCATTCCGGGCCTGAAAGGCTATATCCTGATTGAGGCCGACAACGAAGTCACTGTCAGGCGCGGAATAACGGGAACTCCGCACATCAAGGGTTCGGGCATAGTCAAGGGCGCCGTCAACATCGAGGAGCTTTCCTCGTTGCTTGAAGCAAAGCCGCTTATGCAGGCCATAACCGCGGGCATGAAGGTCGAGCTTGTTTCCGGGCCGCTGAAAGGCGAAAAGGCGGTTGTTTTGAGGGTCAACGAGACAAAGGAAGAGGTCACGGTTGAACTGCTTGAAGGCGTCGTCAAGATGCCGATTACTACAAAAGCGGAGAACATCCGCATAATCAAGGAATAAGCATTGCCGGATTGGCGTGCGGAGCATGGCATTTGGTTTTTAACGTTTTTTGAGGGTGGTTTGTTTTATGCCGGAAATAGGTGTTTTGGTTGAAGGCGGAAAAGCGACAGCGTCCGCTCCGTTGGGCCCGGCTTTGGGGCCTCTTGGAGTTAACATCGGCGAGGTTGTCAGCCAGATCAACGAGAAGACAAAGGCCTATGCCGGCATGAAGGTTCCGGTCAAGGTAATAGTCGATTCTTCCACGAAAAGCTTTGAAATCGAGGTCGGAAGCCCGCCTATGAGCGCGCTGGTCAAAAAGGAAATCAGCCTGCAGAAGGGAGCCGCCAACCCAAAGCTTGAAAACGTCGGAAATCTGACAATGGACCAGGTCAAAAAAATAGCGGAAATGAAGCTTGACGGCCTGACATCCTATTCCATGAAATCCGCGGCGCGCGAGGTCATTGGAACGTGCAATTCCATGGGCGTTTCGATTGACGGCAAGAAAGCCAAGGACGTGCAGAGGGAATTCGACGCGGGCAATTTAGATTCAGTGTTCGGCTGAAAGCCTTTTTATTGCCTCATCCATGTTTTCCCCTATTAGATAGCTTATTACTCCGCGGACTTTTTGTTCCAGGCCGTTTAAGCTTTGCGTGCGCCTGCTGAGTTCATTGAATTCGGCTTGCCCCATTCTTATTGCCCGGTTGAAGCCCCTTTGCGCGATTTCCGTGCCTTTTGGCCCGTATCCCTGGGCAATTTCGGAAAAGTTGTCAAAAAAGTCGCCGAGCACGAGCCTTCTAGAATATTGTTCAAGGCTTTTCCTTGTTTTTATGCCGCCCAGGCCCAGGCGTGCGGCATAGCGTTTGACGCTTAGATTATCCGGGGCTGAATCTTCGCCGTACCGCACGCGCCTGTCGGCATTGTCGAAATCCATTGAAATTTGCCTGTGCCCCAATCCCAGATAGCCTATGGCCCTAATCTGGGGCTCGTTTTCGAGTTCCGGAAAAAAGCGTTTTGCTTCCCCGAACACGCCGCCCTGCAGGTTTTCCCTTATCCTGTTTTCCCTTATGGCGTCGCTTTCGCGGGAAATGTAAAATTCCTTTTCAAATGCTTTTTGCAGGCCGGCAAGGCTCTCTCCGGCTTGCAGGCGTTTCTTCAGGCCCTGCAAAATCGCATTCGATTCCTCTTCAGCCCGCGAAATGCGTTCAAGATCCGTTGCATCGTAATATTCGACCGGCATTATTCTTATGCCCTCGCGTGCCAATTCCAGCAACAGCTCGGATGCGAATTCCCCAAAATTGGAA
It encodes:
- a CDS encoding 50S ribosomal protein L11, which translates into the protein MPEIGVLVEGGKATASAPLGPALGPLGVNIGEVVSQINEKTKAYAGMKVPVKVIVDSSTKSFEIEVGSPPMSALVKKEISLQKGAANPKLENVGNLTMDQVKKIAEMKLDGLTSYSMKSAAREVIGTCNSMGVSIDGKKAKDVQREFDAGNLDSVFG
- a CDS encoding type II toxin-antitoxin system HicB family antitoxin, whose translation is MLMNFSAVIKKDAGWFVAYCPELGVVSQGKTKKSALANLKVIFCS
- a CDS encoding S-methyl-5-thioribose-1-phosphate isomerase — its product is MADKNVLRIAEDIRGLRIQGASKILKAAISAISGWAGRSDAKSIGQFRKQLKENIVALAKARPTEPGLRNALKIILTHSAGEEDVEKAKLLVAEECAKAKDRAEDARRGIARIGAEMMEKDSVVFTHCHSNTIEAMLEKAWRDKKISEVICTETRPRYQGRITAENLSRFGIPVTMIVDSASATFIKKADYFFSGADSVTADGSAINKIGTRAISLAAKKADVPHYVVTSSYKFDAETLTHDTEIEERDPDEVWAERPKSLKIANPAFDVTEAELVAGIIYENGILAPHLFAVQMFREMGMEKRKTISLLSLLKNKK
- a CDS encoding transcription elongation factor Spt5, which produces MIFPVRTTVGQESLVVDILSSKIHKEELNIYSISVIPGLKGYILIEADNEVTVRRGITGTPHIKGSGIVKGAVNIEELSSLLEAKPLMQAITAGMKVELVSGPLKGEKAVVLRVNETKEEVTVELLEGVVKMPITTKAENIRIIKE
- a CDS encoding protein translocase SEC61 complex subunit gamma, encoding MIDKVKKFVSDARRVFMISKKPDAQEFSVMAKVTALGIIVIGIIGFIVLLIFTLSGLGK
- the ftsZ gene encoding cell division protein FtsZ, with product MEDLLRKAIKRAKAEELQKQGRPKQASKDDESIEKLLKSSQAKIVVVGCGGAGCNTLQRMFEVGIVGGSTLAVNTDAQDLLKVSTDKKILIGKQLTRGLGAGSDPSVGEAAAKESLGELKDALKGSDLIFITCGMGGGTGTGSAPVVAEIAKEMKALTIGVVTLPFTVEGRKRSENAMLGIGNLRRSADTVIVIPNDKILEIAPDLPVNAAFKVADEVLTNAVKGITEMVTKPGLINLDFADLRTILSKGGAAMIGLGESKSSDASETRALEAVENALTSPLLDVDISDANRALINVIGGSDMTLREAEMVVETVSTRISPKAHIIWGAMVDDEVPKGKIQAMVVIAGGRFPYLDGGMSEKGELDLGIEFT